DNA sequence from the Deltaproteobacteria bacterium genome:
CCCCCTGAAACGACCAAGCGAGCAAAAGGAGACCGACGCCAAACGCAACAAAAAATTTCTTGCCCCGCCGCGGCCGCGTTGGCGCCTGGTTGAAGATATCTTGAGCGTCAGGGTTCATCGCTGGCTACCGTAAACGTAATTGGCGCGAGCCGAAAGGGCCGGTCGCGACCGTCGCCTACGCTGTGGAAAAATTTCTGCTGCTTGACCGCGAGCGTTTACCGTTTCGCTTTCGACAAAAACTCCGCTTCGTTGTATTCCTCGCCGGCGAGATTTTTTAGGCCGATCTTGTCGTACAGTTCGGCCAGGACAAAGTGCAGCGTCGGCTCGTCGTTGTCGGCGGCGATCGCTTCGCTCAGCACTTCGCGGGCGTCGTGAAACAGTTCCTTGGACATCAGTAAATTGGCTTTGAGCACGGCGAAGGTGGTTTTCGACGCGGCGCTGACACTGGACAATTCCGCTAAACGGTTTTTAACCTCGTCGGCATCCGCTGAGCGCAGCAGTTTGAAGGGCACGCGTGTCACGGCAAAACCTTTTTTCTCGATCACCCAACTGTACTCGACCTCGGGCTGCAAGCGCGGCGCCGAAGCGGGATAGGCGATCTTGGTGAGATTGATATTGTCGGCGCTCCAGATCACGCCCTGCGGTCCAAAAACTTTCACCGAGCCCGGCTGCTGATCCATGCCCATCCACTGAAACGTCGGCGCGTCGCTGGTCAGCTTGGTGTTGCGCGGCGACAGCAGAGTCGGCGCTTGCGGTTTGCCGCGCACCGACAGCGCGACATAGGTCGGCGGTTTTTTCTTGCCCAAGAGCAAGCCGGCGACTTCGCGGACTTTGGAGCCGGCGGCGCTGCCTTTGCTTTGCCCCGCTTTGATTTCAAAATTGGGATTTTTCTCGTCCACCGAGATCGTCCCCGAGCCGTCGGTAAAAAATACCACGGCCACCACGTCGCCCTTGGTCTGGATCACGTTGCCGGCATAGAGCGACTGCAACACCGCCGGTTTCGCCGGCGCGGCGCCGCTCGACGCGCGCAATTGAATATCGCCGCGGTTGAATTTCAACTCGGTGATCACCGCCAGCGCGTCTTGTGCATTAACTCGCGCGGCAAAGCCAAGAAGCGAAAACAGCGCCGCCAAGATTATCGATGAGCGTAAATTTTTCATTGCCAATCCCTCCTAAGATAGTTTAGCCGTACTGTTGAGAACCTCATAGACTTCCACCGTTTGCTCGCGACCTTTGACCGCCACCGCGCCGCAATTGCGCACGGTAAAATGGCCGTCGAGCAGCGCCACGGTTTCACGCGTCGCCAGGATCGCCGTGCCCAGTTCTTTGTTCAAGCCCTCGACCCGCGAACCGGTGTTGACCGTATCGCCGGTGACGTCGAATTTTTTGCGCTCGCCGGTGCCGACGATGCCGGCGATCACTTCGCCGGTGTGCAGGCCGATGCCGATGCGCAACGGCGCTAAATTATTTTCTGCCCAGCGACGATTGAGATCGTCGAGGCCGGCGAGAATTTCGATGGCGCTCTCGGCCGCCGCGCGGGGGTGATCGGGATTGGCCCTGGGTGCGCCGAACACCGCCAGCACCGCGTCGCCGATGAAATCGAAAATCGTCCCGTCGTGGCGCTCGATCACCTTGCCCATCATGGCGAACAGCTCGTTCATGCGCACCACCACTTGTTCCGGCGGCAGCCCCTCGCACATGGTCGTGAAGTTACGCACGTCGGTGAAAAACACCGTGACGATCTGCTTCTTGCCGACGAGCTGCTCGTCTTGCTCGACGATCTGTTTGGCGACCTCCATGCCGACATATTAGCCGAGAGATTTGCGCACATGGCGGCCTTCCAAATACTCCGCCCACAGCGCGCCCCAACGGATCGCCATCAGCGGCGTGACGAAGTCGACCCACAAACCGAGATAAGCGAACGCCAAATAACTCAGTGGCACAAGAATGAGCGGGATCGCCACTAGGGAAAGAACCGTCACCACGGTCGGGCTGAACAAGGTGATCAGCAAACTCGATACCAACGTGAAGAGCAGTAAAATTGCCAAGGCAAGAAATTGCCGCGCCGGCTCGATGCGCGAGCGGGTGAGAATCGTCCGGATCACGTTGGCGTGGATTTCCAAGCCGCTCAGCAAACCGTGCGGCGTCGGATAAAAATCGCGGCTCTCTTGAAAGCTCGCGCCGATCAGCACGATCTTGCCGCGAAACGGATTGTCGGCGGCCAATGGAACTTTGGCGGCGGCGAGCTGCGCCAAAGGTCCGCTCGGCAGCATGGCGAAGCTGCCCTGGCCGCCGGCGAAATTGATGCGCCAAGTCTCGTCGGCCTTGATCGCCAACATGGTATTATGAGCGCGCGCTTTACCATCGAGGCGACTCCACTCAGGTAAGCTCAACTTGATTTCACGGCGGTCCGTCAGCGCCGCATCGAACCTGGCCAGATCGTAACCCGCATAGCGCGCCGCCACGGCGAGAGCGAGAGAAGGGAAAATCTTGCCGTCGCCACCGCGTAGCGCCAGCGGCACTTGGCGAATGATCCCGTCGCTATCCACCGGCGCATTGGCAAATCCGGCGATCCCGGAAAGCCGTGCATCGAAGAACGGCGTGCGCCGAAATACGGTACCCTTGTCGTCCTCGCTGAGCGGGCGGACAAAGAATACCGGCACGACTTTGCTATTGCCACCATCCGCGACACTTTCAACGGTTGCCAACAAACGGCTATCCTCGGCGGGATCGGAAGCGACCTTGAACTCGACGTCGACACCGATCGCTTTCGCCCCGCCGCGGCCGGCAAGTTCGATGAGGCTGGCGATATAGCTGCGTGGCA
Encoded proteins:
- a CDS encoding adenylate/guanylate cyclase domain-containing protein, whose product is MEVAKQIVEQDEQLVGKKQIVTVFFTDVRNFTTMCEGLPPEQVVVRMNELFAMMGKVIERHDGTIFDFIGDAVLAVFGAPRANPDHPRAAAESAIEILAGLDDLNRRWAENNLAPLRIGIGLHTGEVIAGIVGTGERKKFDVTGDTVNTGSRVEGLNKELGTAILATRETVALLDGHFTVRNCGAVAVKGREQTVEVYEVLNSTAKLS
- a CDS encoding CHASE2 domain-containing protein; this translates as MNILTTLKRRKRRFYKSLLIGVVVSLLLTIASYMGYLDVIEAKALDFLMLLRGQQRSAEIVLVQIDDDAFEKLGERQPLPRSYIASLIELAGRGGAKAIGVDVEFKVASDPAEDSRLLATVESVADGGNSKVVPVFFVRPLSEDDKGTVFRRTPFFDARLSGIAGFANAPVDSDGIIRQVPLALRGGDGKIFPSLALAVAARYAGYDLARFDAALTDRREIKLSLPEWSRLDGKARAHNTMLAIKADETWRINFAGGQGSFAMLPSGPLAQLAAAKVPLAADNPFRGKIVLIGASFQESRDFYPTPHGLLSGLEIHANVIRTILTRSRIEPARQFLALAILLLFTLVSSLLITLFSPTVVTVLSLVAIPLILVPLSYLAFAYLGLWVDFVTPLMAIRWGALWAEYLEGRHVRKSLG